In Zymoseptoria tritici IPO323 chromosome 7, whole genome shotgun sequence, the genomic window CTACTAGTAATCCTCGAGATACGTAACTATAATAAACTAGTCTTAATTCTTACTAGCTCTACTCTAGAGCGCTCGTTTGGTATCGTTAAACAACGCCTTAGTCGGTGCattaatagcttaattaaACGCCTCTATAAACTCCTTTATAGCCTTAGATAGCTTATATCTTCTACTCGCTAGATTCTGCGTTGTCTTAAGGTAATACTTAGCATTAGCTTCTACCGCCTTCCTTAGATGCTAGCGATATAGAGCTGTTAGTATGTCCGGAAACATCGTATTAAGGGCGTTAATAAGGGCCTTGTCGCGGTCGTAAAGGAAGAGCCGTAGCTCGTTAATGTTATAATCTTTAAGTATACGCTCGAAGTAGCGTAGGGCTATCTTATAGTTAGCCTACTCTTTACTAGGCATTAACATTATAGCTAAGGGCTTAGTCTAATTAAAGCTATTTATAGACGCGATCTAAAGTAGCGGAAGGCTATATTCGTTCGTCTTATAAGTGTAGTCTACGAGCATAACCTTCGGAGCATAGCTATGCTATTTAATTATATTAGGGTGTATAAAGAACAGCTAGTCGAGCTATCTATCCTTTATATTATAATTATACTAAAACCCCTTAGCTCGTAGTATCTCTAGTAAACGCTCTACTACACTTATACTATTAAGGTCGATAGCTCTAGCCTTAAACATAGCGTTAGCAATGTTATAAGCCGTCTGCTCGAGGCTATAGAAGTTACGCTTAAGTATAGACTTAATAAGCCGTATAGATAGACCTCTACTCCTTATATTAGTAATAAACTTAACGAGCTCGTTACTACGTTTACGACGACGAGCGTTCGCGAGTATTACGCGCTCTATACGGCTATACGAGTAGACTAGATTGTTGCTATAATTTAGCGTCTATTTAGAGGTTAATAGACTGTCCTTGTCGATAGTAGAGCCACCGATTAAGTACTAGTAactatccttcttcgaccGTCTGTTCCGTCGTACCTTATAACTTATATTAGCGACAGCAATTAGTTTCTTCTTAGAGCTAATAGCACGCTATCGTTTAGGTAGATAGTAACGCGCGTAGTTCTAGAATCGCCTATAGACCTCGTTATTCTtattcttcttcgacgagttaATCTTTACGTTAAAGCCCTACTCGAGGGTAAAGGCATAAACATATAACTCTAGCTCTTATAGACTAGCGAACGTCTGTTccttatatagtagtattCGCTCGAAGGATTCGCGTATAGGTGCGAGGTTATTATCTAAGTCTAACTAGTTATCGTATAGCGGTAGAGGCGAcggtaagggtagtagagCGTCGGCATTAATCGATTAAGAGTTTAGAAGGTCGTCGATCTAgcggtcgtcgtcgttgtgtAGCGGTAAGgctataaggctataaggtAGTTGTTATAGTAAAGGTGTTAAAGTAATTAGAAATTTTAGATATTACGGTGCAAGTACGCGGCGTACACGCGTTTGATGTATTTGCTATACCGCCTAGTTATTTCAGTGGAAGCTGCGCGTTGTATCTGTTACGCTAAGACTAGACGTATTTTGGTTGTATGCTACGTAGTCCGATCTGTATGCTGTTTAGCAAAGCCCCCACCTACCGGTCCGGACCTAATCATGAGGGCGGTGTGGAAACCACGCACCTGGTCTCGATGAACGGAAGAACGCTGGCAGCGCTGTTAGACTTAGTCGTGTGGCCGTGTATCGGCATATCGTCGTACTGATCGGACAAAACACTGCTGAAGATCAGCTCTTGATCGCCGCCACGTCTGATGTTTACCTTTCCCCCGTCCGCTAGGAGACATGCTTCCCCGCCACATGAAACGTGTTCCCTGTCTCGTTCGACATGCCTTTGTCAATTGCCTTGAGGTGGTGTGGTAGAGTCACAGCCTCCTTCGGTATCTGATCTTGCCAATCAAAGGACGCCCGTCTTAGCGCTATATACCCTGCCAAAAGCGCTATCGCAGCCAGTAGATTGTTGCCGATGCAGAGACAGTCGAGCTCGCACAGCAGTGCGAAGGACTCCTCTCGTTCGGGATTACAGAAGCGGCAAGCTTGCCGAACCGTTATCAGATTCGTGACCATGGCAATCCGACAAGACGAAACTGGCGAAAAGTATAGTCCAGCTTGCTTGCGGCGGTTCTACGTTGTCTCCTTCTGTCGGACCTTCATGCCGATGCAATACCCATTCCCCAAACTTCTTACTCTTCGCTCCCGACCACACTTGAAGCGATGAAGTGGAAAGACGCAGGAATCTTTGCACGCTTGATGCAAACCGTGTTGAAAGGAGAAGATGTCTCATCCTGCCGGTGCTTTCCAGGAGACTCGTGCTGGCCTACTCCTCAAGACTGGGCCATATTCAACAGCAGTGTCGGTGGTCGTCTGGTAGCAACCGTTCCATTGGCTGCTCCGTGCCATCATTCATCTTTTGCTCCGTACGACGCTGCAGCATGTTCACGCTTGCAAGAAGAGTGGACGTCGCCACATATTCAGTAGGATGAGCGAGAGACCATTCCTTTGGCCATGATGGCAGACTAAAGCATCAACAGCTAcacttcctcatcatcggtGATGGCTCCCTACTATGCCAACGCCAGCTGCGATCCTTTCCTTTCTGCCGAGTCTCCTTGTGTGTTCGGAACATATTCGAGATACGCTGTGGCGGTACATTCCCCAGCAGATGCTATCCGAACGATTCAATTTGCACACGATCGAGATATCCGGTTGGTCATTCGCAACACCGGTCATGGTAAGCAGGCGAAGCCTTAGTAACCTTTGATCCCGGGAGGCTGCTAAACTTGAACGCCTTCTGCGCAGACTGGAGCGGCAAATCCACCGGAGCTGGATCGTTGGCCATATGGACACATCATCTCAAGGATATCAACGTCTGCGATTGTGAGTTCGCAACCAGAGATGGCGGACAATCAACGTGCTAAGTCTCTGTACCCAGATGTATCTCCGCAGTACACAGGCAAAGCCATGAAAATGGGCGCTGGTGTCCAGGCTTTCGAAGCGTATGCAGCAGCCCACGCAAGCAATGTTGTCGTGCTGGGCGGCGAATGCCCCACAGTGTAAGTCGGTCCGCCCTTTCCACTTTGTCTTTAGATCACTGATCAGTCGTTGGTCTCAGAGGATTGGCAGGTGGTTACACTCAAGGTGGCGGCCACTCTGCTTTGAGCTCCAGGTTCGGCCTCGCAGCGGACCAAATTTTACAGTGGGAGGTCATCGATGGTACAGGCCGATATCTCATAGCCACGAGAGATAATGACCAGCAAGACTTGTACTGGGCACTgagcggcggtggcggaggaaCTTACGGCGCCGTACTTTCCATGACTGTCAAGGCCCACCCGGAGATGCACACCACCGGCGCGAAGCTCAAGTTCTCCAGGCAAGGCACATCTGCTGGTCGCTATTGGCAAGCAGTTGAGGGCTACCACCAGACATTGCCCGACATTGTGGACGCTGGTATTGTCAGCATTGCCCAGTTCGACAAAGACAGCTTCGCCATCAATCCGATCACGGCACCCGGAGTCACAGAGTCGAGGGTCAGGGAGCTATTGTCACCGTTGGTCTCCAAGCTGGAAGCTCTCGGAATCGGCTACGAACTCGACGTACGACAGTTCCCGACATACTTTGACCATGTGCAAGCAATGTTTTCTCCGATCGGAACAGCTTCGTTCCAGTACGGTAGCAGACTGATACCTCGGGCGTCGATTGCCGAGAACAACAGTGCCCTCACTCAAGCTTTCGTCAAGGCTGCAGAGGATGGTTGCTCTTTTTTCTCTGTCGCTCTCAATGCGTCCCGtccaggagaagaagccttCAACTCGGTCAGTCCAGTATGGAGGTCCACTTTGCTCCACGCTGTCATCCAAGTTGCATGGGATCCATTGGCTCCTTGGACAGCtatggagaggagggcggCGATGATCACGTCCGAGTACGTGCGCGAGTTCGAAGCGGTTGCACCTGACGGCGGCGCCTATATCAACGAAGTGAGTAGGAGCCGAGCCATGTATTACTCTGATCAACTGCGATCCTAATGCTCTGCAGGCCGACCCTCGCGATCCAAATTTCAAGCAGAACTATTACGGCGGCAATTATGACTTGTTACTGAGAATCAAGGACAAGTATGACCCCTTCCAGGTGTTTTATGCCCTTACCGGCGTTGGTAGCCATCGCCAGTACGTGCGTCCGGATGGGAGACTCTGTTCACGCACGCAAGATCCATGACAGATGCGAATAATGGCTCTGACGCAGGGCTACAAGAAAGTCGAATACAGGGGAAACCAAGCAGGGGCGACATTCGATGCGTGACTCGAAGGGTAGGCGCACGCAGACCTTTATCTATATGTGGTCATGTGTGCTCGGTGGATGATCTGACCAATACAACGCTATTACCCGCCCCACACCTGTCGCCGTGGCTCTCTGCTTCGCCTGGCTCTTTGCTGCATGGATGCCCCGCCCCCATGTGTTAGCCAATTCCGACCGACGACGATCTCtcaacgacgaagacggcaGCAATCATACAACACCGCGGAGCCGCCACCTCAAGAGCTCTAGCAAGATGAAACGTCTCTTCCTCGCTTGCTTCTCTATGAGTACTCACGTTCTTGATGCTACGCCCATCAGCCCAAGTCAGCAAACCGCTCGACATCACGACCAGCAAAGATCATGAGACGAAGTCTTGACTCACGTCCAGCGACAGATCTGCCTCGATCTCCAACTAGAAACTTGGTCTGAGAACAACCGCTGAACGTCATTGCTGTCGCTTTATTCCGGTGTCAGCCATTGATCCTAGTTTGCATCGGAGCTGTTGCCACCGCCGAGGTCCCAGTTGGTATCACTGAACGCTGTTCGCAATGCGTCAAGCGTCGCCGTCTTGCAGAAAACGCCAAATTTGGCTGAAAAAATTGGGGTCGGGGGAAATGTTCGATCCTCGGATGACTGTTCCAATGGTGGGATCCGTCGTACACCGCCATAAGAGCTCCAGCAACATGAAAGGGTACCTCCTGGCTTGCCTCTCAACGGCCACTGCCATCGTGCTGGCACCAGGCAATGCAGCCCCGACCCCTCTGCGATGCAACGGTATCGAGTACACAAAGGATCGACCCTCTGTGAAGACTATCGTCACAGCAAAGTGATAAGTTCCGTGCCTAATTCCTCTACCTTTGCGTATATCAACCAGCTTCGCAAATACCACGCTTGAGACGGATACATTTTCACGCACAACACAAAGAGCGTGACATGAGTGGTGGTAGGTCAGTCAGGGTGGGAAAGTTCGATTCAATGCGGATGGGCACTGTCTACATACGGTGATTTTCTGGCGCCTTGTCGGGGTAAAGTAGCGGTAGTAAGCTTCGTGTTGAGTTGTTGTCTAGCCTGGATTGAATCAGGTCCAGGCAGAATGAGAAGAGATTGACCTTCACGTCGATATTGATATAATAAGGCCGATGTCGAGCTCGCCTGTGATGCGCAGCATAGGAGGGCCAGGAGGATAAGAACCGGCAGATCTGTCGTACTCCCTGCCTAGGTCCATGCCACTATTCCAAGACGCAGATCCAGACTCCATGGTTTACACCATCAGTCGTATCGACGTGGCAGGGCTGTCCCGAGTTGTGCAAGAATTCATTGCTGAGTGTAACCCAGAAGTCGTTACTGCAAATCTCGCTTTTGATTTTGTCTCCGTAAGCCTAAGGGAGAGTCAGCATCAATAGCTGCCGAACAGCATGTAAGGCAACGCACGCAACGCCAATGTAGGATCCCTGAACCACCAGGTTCTCGCTCGCAAGCGTGCTCCTTGTAAGGGCCAAATTTTGCTGGAGGGTAGTTCGACGATAGAAGCAGAGCTTTGTTGAACTTCGGGTCCGGATGAGCGAAGTATCGGGCGCCGATTGGTAGGACGCAAACCGCGGAGACACCACTTAAGGCGCTCAGGAAGGTCGAGATAGCATCGACACGCATAGTAAGGGTTGCTTTCGAAGCGAGCCGTGGGTAGAGTAGGACGGGTGGTCCTAGTACGTTCTGATCGAGAAGAGTATGTGCTCTTTTTCTACACCAGTCGGGGTTATCATATATAGGTATGTATCCGTTCTTCGCCAGGCCTTAGTTGCCGGCGGTGCATGGTCTGGAATTTAATCTTGATCGCACCATTAATCTTCCACCACTGCATACCCTGTGAGTGTGTTGTGGACCAGGAGTCGCGGGTGAAGACGGAAGCCCCACGCTAGACACGAGACCGGAGAAATTGAGCAACGTTTCGGCGGCTTGCAAAATCGCAGGGCAGCTTCCCTAGCAGGACGCCTTCGTCGCTGACAATGTCATCCGGGCAAGTTTGGAGTCGCATATCATCGCAGCATCGATACGCCGTCAGGAGTAATACCGGATACGGGCGACGCATGGTCTGACCTTTGACCCGACTCTCACTGCCCATATTCCACTGATGTACACCCTGTTGTTGTCTTGCGGCTCAGGAGTCGCGGGTGGAGACGGGAACCCCTTAGTGTCAGAAGGATGACTAGATGAACTAAAATCGAGATGTTTCTCCGGTCAGCCGGGGTTCGATCTATCTGTAGTCATGTGTATCTGCGATGGACTTTTGGTAAAGCCCGACGAAGCAGGGATCGAACTAGTTCTAGCGAAGGTATACTGGCTACAGCGGGATGGGCGACAGTCCACAATAATCACAAGTGCACTTCCATTTGCGGCTAATGTCTTGCTAAAAGAAATACCACCGTCGATGCTCAGTCCTCGCGGACAGCGACAAGTCTGCAAAAGACCCGCCGGTGAGCCAAATATTGATTCCGAGCGTTGAAGGTACGGATCATCGCAATTGCCTGTTGAAGGATTCCCTGGACAAATTCGCTTCTTCCCTTGCTAAGGTACCACGTCTTACTCTTCTTTTTCCGAAGGAGAGGCTTCGGCCTCGGCTTCGGGCGCTACGATATGGTAAGTATGGAGGGAGTCCGTTATCTTTGACATCCAATCTTACACAAACTCACCTCGTTTGTAGTTCTGTCGGTCGCCGTAGTACGGGCTGTTGCTGTCTTTATGGACTGAGCTGTCTTCGCCGACTGAGATGGGAGCAAAGGCCGGATCTGCGTCTGGAGCCATCTTGTGAGTACGAAGAGAATCTGCTGGAATTAACCTCGCACTTTGCACAAACTCACCTCGTTTGTAGTTCTGTCGGTCGCCGTAGTACGGGCTGTTGCTGTCTTTATGGGCTGATTCGTCTTCGCCGACTGAGATGGGAGCAAAGGCCGGATCTGCGTCTGGAGCCATCTTGTGAGTACGAAGAGAATCTGCTGGAATTAAATTCGCACTTTGCACAAACTCACCTCGTTTGTAGTTCTGTCGGTCGCCGTAGTACGGGCTGTTGCTGTCTTTATGGACTGAGTTGTCTTCGCCGACTGAGATGGGAGCAAAGGCCGGGTCTGCGTTGAGGCATCTTGTAAGTACGAAAAGAATATGCTGTAGTAACCTCACACTTTGCACAAACTCACCTCGTTTCTTGTAGTTGTTTCCGCTGCCGTAGTACGGGCTGAGGCGGCTTTTGTCGACTGAGATGGGAGCAAAGGCATCTGTGTCCAATCAAAAAGAGTCCTTCCCAAAGCTCCTTCGGCATATCCTACCTCGCTTTGCATCGGTTGGGAAGGCTTCGCCCAGTGCGGCGAGCATGACAGCAATGACAGCGGTGCGGCAGACCTTCATGATGGGCAAGTATGTTCTTGTCGAAGTAGTGAAACTTGGAAAAAGATGTTGAGAACGGAGTTGCTCTTGAATGCGGACGGTCTCTCACTCTTAGGTGGACTAAATGCTCCACTCTTTCCGTCGCCGATACCTCACCCGTCGTCACGCAATCTTGCAAGTTCGAGCACAAGCTCACCGACTGTATGAAATCTTCGTATTGTCGCACGTTGTTGCGCATTGCGCGACAGCTTCCCTAGCAGCACGCCTTCGCGCGAATGAACGTCAATCGGGCAGATCGTGGCCCATCGCAGTGCACTTGGGTAGCAACACGGAGCACGATACCAGATAGTTTCCGCTTTGGGCTGCTTGCAACATTGTGTGACAGCTTCCCTGGGAGCTCGCCTTTGGTCCAACAACGTCGATCGAGAAAAGTGAGCTCTATCGTGACGCAGTTAGTAGCAATAGCTCATACAGGGCTGAAGGTCCTCTGCAGCGAGTGACGCATCGGAATGACTCACCGTCTTCACAGGTTTCAAGGTACGTCCAGGGCTGTAT contains:
- a CDS encoding uncharacterized protein (No reliable hits with protein databases, neither with hypothetical (not significant). Probable M graminicola specific protein (novel gene). unknown function.) → MKVCRTAVIAVMLAALGEAFPTDAKRDAFAPISVDKSRLSPYYGSGNNYKKRDPAFAPISVGEDNSVHKDSNSPYYGDRQNYKRDADPAFAPISVGEDESAHKDSNSPYYGDRQNYKRDADPAFAPISVGEDSSVHKDSNSPYYGDRQNYKRAPEAEAEASPSEKEEKRAHTLLDQNVLGPPVLLYPRLASKATLTMRVDAISTFLSALSGVSAVCVLPIGARYFAHPDPKFNKALLLSSNYPPAKFGPYKEHACEREPGGSGILHWRCAYGDKIKSEICSNDFWVTLSNEFLHNSGQPCHVDTTDGVNHGVWICVLE